A portion of the Glycine max cultivar Williams 82 chromosome 10, Glycine_max_v4.0, whole genome shotgun sequence genome contains these proteins:
- the LOC100777403 gene encoding 3-ketoacyl-CoA synthase 19 gives MDLLFLCLLPFLFYSFFTLYKLILERRGQPCYMLAYECFMPPEDTKLDTDSAAKIVLRNKKLRLEELRFLLKTIVSSGIGENTYCPRTVLEGREECPTLKDTYEEIDEIMFDTLDNLFKKTGISPSEIDFLVVNVSLFSPAPSLTARIINRYKMRENIKAFNLAGMGCSASVVAIDVVQQLFKTYKNSVGIVVSTEDLGAHWYCGRDKKMMLSNCLFRSGGCSMMFTNKASLKSRAILKLKHMERTQYGADDEAYNCCIQVEDELGYSGFRLTKSLVKSAAQALTVNLQTMAPKILPLWEMVRFFFASIRYSGMKKRELLPFLTGMVLGKGNKKKTKFNVLGGGLNFKAGIEHFCVHPGGRAVIDGVGKGLRLNEYDLEPARMALHRWGNTSAGGLWYVLGYMEAKKRLKKGDRILMISLGAGFKCNNCVWEVMRDLSDTNVWKDCIESYPPNTLNNPFKEKYDWINDEYLSFVRLDFSRMVL, from the coding sequence GCCTACGAGTGCTTCATGCCCCCGGAAGACACGAAACTCGACACGGACTCCGCAGCAAAAATCGTGCTACGAAACAAAAAACTGAGGTTGGAGGAGTTAAGGTTTCTCCTGAAAACCATCGTGAGTTCTGGTATTGGAGAGAACACTTACTGCCCCAGAACCGTTCTCGAAGGGAGAGAAGAGTGTCCAACTCTCAAGGACACGTACGAGGAGATAGACGAGATCATGTTCGACACACTCGACAACCTCTTCAAGAAGACAGGAATTTCACCCTCCGAGATAGACTTCCTTGTGGTGAACGTGTCCTTGTTCTCCCCAGCACCTTCTCTCACAGCACGCATCATAAACAGGTACAAGATGAGGGAAAACATCAAGGCCTTCAACCTTGCCGGAATGGGGTGCAGTGCAAGTGTTGTTGCTATCGATGTGGTGCAACAGCTTTTCAAGACTTACAAGAACTCCGTTGGGATTGTTGTGAGCACCGAGGATCTCGGTGCGCATTGGTACTGTGGAAGGGACAAGAAGATGATGCTCTCTAACTGTCTCTTTCGCTCTGGTGGCTGCTCCATGATGTTTACAAACAAGGCTTCTCTCAAGAGCCGTGCGATATTGAAGCTCAAGCACATGGAGAGGACTCAGTATGGTGCTGATGACGAGGCTTACAACTGCTGCATACAGGTGGAGGATGAGTTAGGGTATTCAGGTTTTCGACTCACCAAGAGTCTTGTGAAGAGTGCTGCTCAAGCCTTGACGGTGAATCTTCAAACTATGGCGCCCAAGATTCTGCCACTGTGGGAAATGGTGAGGTTCTTTTTTGCATCTATAAGGTATAGTGGGATGAAGAAGAGGGAGCTGCTACCCTTTCTCACTGGGATGGTTCTTGGAAAGGGTAATAAGAAGAAGACAAAGTTTAATGTGTTGGGAGGGGGTTTGAATTTCAAGGCTGGGATAGAGCACTTTTGTGTGCACCCTGGTGGGAGGGCAGTTATTGATGGGGTTGGTAAGGGTTTAAGGCTGAATGAATATGACCTTGAGCCTGCAAGGATGGCACTTCACCGTTGGGGTAACACTTCTGCTGGTGGCCTTTGGTATGTTTTGGGGTACATGGAGGCCAAGAAGAGGCTCAAGAAGGGTGATAGGATCCTCATGATTAGTCTTGGAGCCGGCTTCAAGTGCAACAACTGTGTTTGGGAGGTGATGAGGGACTTGTCTGATACTAATGTGTGGAAGGACTGCATAGAAAGTTACCCTCCAAACACACTAAACAACCCTTTTAAGGAAAAGTATGACTGGATCAATGATGAATATCTTAGCTTTGTGAGGTTGGATTTTAGCAGGATGGTCCTTTAA